From Penaeus chinensis breed Huanghai No. 1 chromosome 43, ASM1920278v2, whole genome shotgun sequence, a single genomic window includes:
- the LOC125024571 gene encoding probable glycoprotein hormone G-protein coupled receptor gives MKGVKVVLLCCLLVAVAGQRGGRRGQGRFFQGGGFHGGFPGGGGFPGGGGFPGGAFPGGGFPAQCRYWCRTPEGQAYCCEGAQQPQRPVGTKFGQCPPVRPTCPQTRFGPPQTCSNDYNCAGRDKCCFDRCLGEHVCKPPSAFGFFG, from the exons ATGAAG ggCGTCAAGGTGGTGCTTCTGTGTTGCCTTCTGGTGGCCGTTGCAGGTCAGAGGGGAGGCAGGCGAGGGCAAGGCAGATTCTTCCAAGGGGGCGGATTCCATGGTGGCTTCCCCGGTGGCGGCGGCTTCCCCGGCGGTGGTGGCTTCCCCGGCGGTGCCTTCCCCGGCGGTGGCTTCCCGGCGCAGTGCAGGTACTGGTGCCGCACGCCCGAGGGCCAGGCCTACTGCTGCGAGGGCGCCCAGCAGCCGCAGCGGCCGGTCGGGACCAAGTTCGGGCAGTGTCCCCCGGTGCGGCCCACCTGCCCGCAGACCCGCTTCGGGCCCCCGCAGACGTGCTCCAACGACTACAACTGCGCCGGCAGGGACAAGTGCTGCTTCGACAGGTGCCTGGGAGAACACGTGTGCAAGCCGCCCTCGGCGTTCGGCTTTTTCGGATAA
- the LOC125048371 gene encoding uncharacterized protein LOC125048371, giving the protein MASCICSLKDPDNGHREKPNLELSINGEVLSAKSIIKVLSIKFDEKMNFKAHVKGLARNRATELAALRPLSSSLSPESCKILYEAQVRPPLEYAPLTWISCPASYLSLLDKVDERARRIINECGGGVGFVGPAYSLQHRRDVAGVTALHKATFLDIPWLSALRGTPMRRTYATTSPPGLFVPRSRTSLHQRSFMPRVTRNAFITSVDSLEHSLTQSVKV; this is encoded by the coding sequence ATGGCAAGTTGCATTTGCTCCTTAAAGGACCCAGACAATGGTCATAGAGAAAAGCCTAATCTTGAGCTCTCTATTAATGGTGAAGTATTATCAGCAAAATCGATCATTAAGGTTTTAAGTATAAAATTTGACGAGAAGATGAACTTTAAGGCACATGTGAAGGGTTTGGCCCGTAATAGGGCTACGGAACTAGCTGCTCTCcgacctctctcttcttccctaagTCCTGAGAGTTGCAAGATCCTCTACGAAGCACAAGTGAGGCCTCCCCTCGAGTATGCTCCACTAACATGGATATCCTGCCCGGCTTCATACCTCAGCCTCCTCGACAAGGTCGACGAGCGAGCGAGACGCATCATCAACGAATGTGGTGGTGGAGTGGGATTCGTCGGTCCAGCTTACAGTCTTCAACATCGTCGGGACGTGGCGGGGGTCACGGCACTGCACAAGGCTACATTCCTGGACATTCCCTGGCTCTCGGCTCTCCGAGGAACTCCGATGCGACGAACCTACGCCACTACAAGCCCTCCAGGTCTCTTTGTACCTCGGTCCAGAACCTCCCTCCATCAAAGGTCCTTCATGCCTCGAGTGACAAGGAATGCTTTTATTACGTCTGTTGACTCACTAGAACACAGTTTGACACAGTCAGTCAAAGTCTAG
- the LOC125048321 gene encoding uncharacterized protein LOC125048321, with product MLKFVVLSVVAVAVVHAQNKDDTRFLGGVPGVGGGFVPGVPGHGGVAPVGGGLVPGGGGLIPGGGFECNYCRTRYGYVCCKPGRCPPVRDVCPGLRQGVPICRQDTDCFGSDKCCYDVCLNDTVCKPIVLGSEG from the coding sequence ATGCTGAAGTTTGTAGTATTATCCGTTGTCGCCGTGGCTGTGGTACACGCCCAGAATAAAGACGATACTCGCTTCCTTGGCGGAGTTCCTGGGGTTGGGGGTGGCTTCGTTCCAGGGGTTCCTGGGCATGGCGGCGTTGCTCCTGTAGGCGGTGGCCTTGTCCCTGGCGGCGGTGGCCTTATCCCTGGAGGTGGATTCGAGTGCAATTACTGCAGAACGAGGTACGGATACGTATGCTGCAAGCCCGGCAGGTGTCCACCGGTTCGCGACGTCTGCCCAGGCCTCAGGCAGGGTGTCCCGATCTGCCGTCAGGACACCGACTGCTTCGGCTCCGACAAATGCTGCTACGACGTCTGCTTGAACGACACCGTCTGCAAACCCATCGTGCTGGGTTCTGAGGGATAG